From Fusobacteriaceae bacterium:
GGACGCTGATTTCCGCGAAAAGCGGCCGGATTTCGTCCGTCTGTCTGCCGTCCACCCGGTGCTTGTGGTAAAGGATGGAATCCCGCACAAACTGCTTCATGAGATCGTGGTAATAGGTCTCGAACTCGGCGACGACATCCTCGGGAACCTCTATTTCCTCTATAGTTTCCAAATGTTCCGGGTTGTAATTTTCATTGACAAATTTTGTATATAATTCCTCTCTGAGGGCGTCGACTGCCTCGTCCCGGTTCTGCTTTCCGAGGGTCATGACGGCGGCCTTGAGCCGCTCCTGTCCGTTGGCGTCGATAAAGTCCTTGACCAGAGGCAGGACGGGCTTTTTCTCGAAGGCAAGCTTTTCTTTGCCGAGCTCGGCGGCGATCTTTTCCTCGAAGGCGCAGATGGTCTTGATGTGTCCGTGGGCAAAGAGAATGGCTTTGAGCATGGTCTCTTCGTCCAGTTCCCGGGCGCCCGCTTCCACCATATTGACGGCGTCTTTCGTGCCGGCCACTTTGAGCTCCAGCTGACCTTCCTTGATCTGGGCCGGCGTGGGATTCAGGATGAATTCCCCGTCGATCATGCCGACGGTGACACCGGCCACGGGTCCCATAAAGGGCAGATCCGACAGCATCAGAGCCAGGGACGAGCCCGTGATCCCCATGTGGTCGGGCGTGTTCAGATCGTCAAAGGACAGGACCGTATTGACGATGTGGACGTCGTAGCGGAAACCGTCGGGGAACAGGGGACGAATGGGCCTGTCGATGAGCCTTGCCGTCAACGTGGCGTCCGTGGAGGGCCGGTTTTCTCTTTTATTGAAGCCCCCGGGGAATTTCCCCGAAGCGTAGTACTTCTCGATAAAATCCACGGTCAGCGGGAAAAAGTCTCCGCCCACCCGGGGTTCCTTCCCGCGGTTGACAGTGTTCAAAAGCACGGTATCCCCGTAGCGGGTTACGACCGCTCCGTCCGACTGCCGCGCGTATTTGCCGATGGAAAGGGAAAGGACGCGTCCCCCCAGCTCCAGTTCATAAATTTTTTCGTCAAACATTCTACCTCCAAAATGAAATCATGTATTTTCACAACAATACGACGCGTCATCCCGAAGGTAAATAATAAGGAGAAATCAAAAAACACGCCGTTTTTTGATCACTTCTTACTACTTACCGGGTATATCCGCGCGATGTATTATTGTAGATCCAATATAGTATACCATATCTTGCCCCCGTAAAACAACAAAAAAAATCCTTCTTTCGAAGGATTTTTTTGTTTTTTGTTTAAGCGGTGTAGTCGAAGAATCCCGAGCCGGTCTTTCTGCCGAGCTTTCCGGCCCTGACCATCTGCCGCAGCAGCCTGGACGCCCGGTATTTGGAATCCTGCGTTTCCGCGAAGTAGGTATCCATGATGTGCAGACAGGTGTCGAGACCGATGAGGTCCGACAGCGCCAGAGGACCCATGGGGTGGTTGCAGCCGAGGACCATGGCCTTGTCGATATCGGCGGGACTGGCCAGACCTTCCTCGAGGACGATGCAGGCCTCATTCAGCATGGGGATCAGGATCCGGTTGACTACGAAGCCCGGTCCTTCCTTGACTTCGATGGGGTCTTTGCCCACGGCTTTGGCGAGCTCATAGACCGCTTTGAACGTCTCGTCGGAGGTCTTTAGGCCCCGGATGACTTCGACAAGCTTCATGACCGTGGCCGGGTTGAAGAAGTGCATCCCGATGAATTTTCCTTCCCGTTTGGTGGCTGAAGCGATTTCCGTGATGGAAATGGAGGACGTATTGCTGGCGAAAATGGTTTCAGGTTTGCAGAGTTTATCGAGTTCGGCGAAGGTGTCTTTCTTGATTTTGACGTTCTCGAGGATGGCTTCAAGGACGAGATCGGCGTCCTTTGCCGGATCGAGGGCAACGGTAAACGAAATTTTTCCGAGGATGGCGTCTTTTCCCGCGGCGTCCATCTTTCCTTTGGCGACAAGCTTTTCGAGTCCCTTGACGAGTTTCTCTTTGGATTTGGCGATGATTTCATCGTTGATGTCCCGGAAAACCACTTCGAGGCCGGATTTGGCGAAAACCTGTCCGATGTCGAGGCCCATCTGTCCGGCGCCGACGATAAATACTTTTTTCACTTTGATTCTCCTCCTTCTAAAGAAATAATAAATCTGTATACCGTATCATACATCAAAAAAGATATTCTGTAAATAGAATTTTTATGGCGACATAGAGAATTTTTTGTCTGAT
This genomic window contains:
- a CDS encoding 3-hydroxybutyryl-CoA dehydrogenase; the protein is MKKVFIVGAGQMGLDIGQVFAKSGLEVVFRDINDEIIAKSKEKLVKGLEKLVAKGKMDAAGKDAILGKISFTVALDPAKDADLVLEAILENVKIKKDTFAELDKLCKPETIFASNTSSISITEIASATKREGKFIGMHFFNPATVMKLVEVIRGLKTSDETFKAVYELAKAVGKDPIEVKEGPGFVVNRILIPMLNEACIVLEEGLASPADIDKAMVLGCNHPMGPLALSDLIGLDTCLHIMDTYFAETQDSKYRASRLLRQMVRAGKLGRKTGSGFFDYTA